In the genome of Triticum urartu cultivar G1812 chromosome 5, Tu2.1, whole genome shotgun sequence, one region contains:
- the LOC125508858 gene encoding uncharacterized protein LOC125508858 isoform X2, translating to MNLRGRRLFHRLRFLLVTSSFCPSVHRKMKRIVPFCWNCFSGLSNHSDQQAIVNERFDCRYTEIKVFYLIGWITTFQWSSHGPVIETLVKNLSLQFSQMGVEIEVSTFVDFLINYKNIDKDGKLPVTCSLQNLC from the exons ATGAACTTAAGGGGAAGGCGTTTATTTCACAGGCTAAGGTTTCTGTTGGTTACTTCTTCTTTTTGCCCTTCAGTTCATCGAAAAATGAAGAGGATCGTGCCTTTCTGTTGGAATTGCTTTTCTGGTTTAAGCAATCATTCAG ACCAACAAGCGATTGTTAATGAAAGGTTTGATTGCAGGTATACTGAAATCAAGGTCTTTTATCTAATTGGTTGGATAACTACTTTTCAG TGGAGCAGTCATGGACCTGTTATAGAGACCTTGGTGAAAAACTTGTCACTGCAATTTAGTCAAATGGGTGTTGAGATTGAAGTTTCTACTTTCGTTGACTTTCTGATAAATTACAAAAACATCGACAAG GATGGAAAACTGCCTGTTACATGTAGTCTTCAGAACCTGTGCTGA
- the LOC125508858 gene encoding uncharacterized protein LOC125508858 isoform X1 codes for MNLRGRRLFHRLRFLLVTSSFCPSVHRKMKRIVPFCWNCFSGLSNHSDQQAIVNERFDCRYTEIKVFYLIGWITTFQWSSHGPVIETLVKNLSLQFSQMGVEIEVSTFVDFLINYKNIDKVMWEPFIVLMFSVKYTSKMF; via the exons ATGAACTTAAGGGGAAGGCGTTTATTTCACAGGCTAAGGTTTCTGTTGGTTACTTCTTCTTTTTGCCCTTCAGTTCATCGAAAAATGAAGAGGATCGTGCCTTTCTGTTGGAATTGCTTTTCTGGTTTAAGCAATCATTCAG ACCAACAAGCGATTGTTAATGAAAGGTTTGATTGCAGGTATACTGAAATCAAGGTCTTTTATCTAATTGGTTGGATAACTACTTTTCAG TGGAGCAGTCATGGACCTGTTATAGAGACCTTGGTGAAAAACTTGTCACTGCAATTTAGTCAAATGGGTGTTGAGATTGAAGTTTCTACTTTCGTTGACTTTCTGATAAATTACAAAAACATCGACAAG GTTATGTGGGAGCCTTTTATAGTCCTCATGTTTTCAGTTAAATATACTTCGAAAATGTTTTGA